The proteins below are encoded in one region of Knoellia sp. S7-12:
- the mutM gene encoding bifunctional DNA-formamidopyrimidine glycosylase/DNA-(apurinic or apyrimidinic site) lyase — protein MPELPEVEVVRRGLADHVVGRRIASASFTGARVARRHIPGPIDLAERITGLDVTAARRRGKYLWLVLSDDGHPVHGLIAHLGMSGQLLVEAANAPDEKHLHARFTFADGDPELRFVDQRTFGGFALDDLADDGVPHQIRHIAPDPFETVYDQSAVVRRIKASDSAIKRMILHQGVVSGIGNIYADEALWRAQVHGERPSSSLTKPVISRVLEHAREVMAAALIQGGTSFDALYVNVNGGSGYFDRSLHAYGQEGEPCARCGTAILREQFMNRSSFSCPTCQPRPRLRRSA, from the coding sequence GTGCCCGAGCTGCCTGAGGTCGAGGTCGTCCGACGCGGCCTCGCCGACCACGTCGTCGGCAGGCGCATTGCTTCGGCCTCGTTCACCGGGGCGAGAGTGGCTCGCCGCCACATCCCGGGGCCGATCGACCTGGCCGAACGGATCACTGGACTGGATGTCACTGCGGCCCGACGCCGCGGCAAGTACCTCTGGCTCGTCCTCAGTGATGACGGACACCCGGTCCACGGACTCATCGCGCATCTCGGGATGAGCGGGCAGCTGCTCGTCGAGGCTGCGAATGCTCCGGACGAGAAACATCTCCACGCGCGCTTCACCTTTGCGGACGGCGATCCTGAACTGCGCTTCGTCGACCAGCGGACCTTTGGTGGTTTCGCCCTCGACGATCTCGCCGACGACGGGGTGCCGCACCAGATCCGGCACATCGCGCCGGATCCGTTCGAGACGGTCTATGACCAGTCGGCGGTCGTGCGTCGGATCAAGGCCAGCGACAGCGCCATCAAGCGGATGATCCTGCACCAGGGAGTGGTCTCGGGCATCGGCAACATCTATGCCGATGAGGCCTTGTGGCGTGCCCAGGTCCACGGTGAGCGCCCGTCCAGCAGCCTCACGAAGCCGGTGATCTCACGGGTCCTCGAGCACGCCCGCGAGGTGATGGCGGCAGCACTCATCCAGGGTGGGACGAGCTTCGACGCGCTCTATGTCAACGTCAACGGGGGCTCGGGCTACTTCGACCGTTCGTTGCACGCCTACGGCCAGGAGGGTGAGCCTTGTGCGCGCTGCGGCACCGCGATCCTTCGGGAGCAGTTCATGAACCGGTCATCGTTCTCGTGCCCGACGTGTCAGCCCCGACCCCGGCTGCGTCGCAGCGCCTGA
- a CDS encoding acylphosphatase, which yields METSLDPAGDGLRPTRVTVHVRGRVQGVGFRWWTRARALELGLAGHARNTSDGRVEVVAQGSRGAVSRLLDLLGEQPSTTHRPGQVASVSTPLESAPRQDVTGFVER from the coding sequence ATGGAGACGAGCCTCGACCCGGCGGGCGACGGACTACGACCGACGCGCGTGACCGTCCACGTGCGAGGGCGCGTTCAGGGCGTGGGTTTCCGGTGGTGGACACGGGCCAGAGCGCTCGAGCTCGGTCTCGCCGGTCACGCCCGCAACACCTCGGATGGGCGGGTCGAGGTCGTCGCCCAAGGCTCCCGTGGTGCTGTCAGCCGGCTCCTCGATCTCCTTGGCGAGCAGCCCTCGACGACCCATCGCCCCGGGCAGGTCGCCTCCGTCTCGACGCCGCTGGAGTCCGCACCCCGCCAGGACGTGACGGGCTTCGTCGAGCGCTGA
- a CDS encoding DUF1801 domain-containing protein, protein MTLPTPPDHGDRTTKPVSADVDTYLAAVEPAARREDAQAVLAVMREVTGVEPVLWGGSMVGFGRQPYTTADGKEREWFALGLAPRKAALTLYGLTYYGSNTPLLERLGTHSTGKGCLYVKRLTDVDAGVLRELIVKAWADNHTPA, encoded by the coding sequence ATGACGCTGCCCACCCCACCCGACCACGGTGACCGCACGACCAAGCCGGTCTCGGCCGATGTCGACACCTACCTCGCGGCCGTGGAACCGGCCGCCCGACGTGAGGACGCCCAGGCGGTCCTTGCGGTGATGCGCGAGGTCACCGGCGTCGAGCCCGTGCTGTGGGGTGGCTCGATGGTCGGCTTCGGCCGACAGCCCTACACGACCGCCGACGGCAAGGAACGTGAGTGGTTCGCGCTCGGGCTGGCACCGCGCAAGGCCGCGCTGACGCTCTACGGGCTGACCTACTACGGCTCCAACACTCCCCTGCTCGAACGCCTCGGCACACACTCCACCGGCAAGGGCTGCCTCTATGTCAAGCGGCTCACCGATGTCGATGCCGGGGTGCTGCGCGAGCTCATCGTCAAGGCCTGGGCCGACAACCACACGCCGGCCTGA
- the coaD gene encoding pantetheine-phosphate adenylyltransferase, which translates to MSEQQIRRAVCPGSYDPITLGHVDVLMRAAALYDEVVVAVLHNPAKSGTFTVDERIGFIERALPDEAASRVRVEAFAGRLLVDVCRDVGADVIVKGLRGGTDFAYELPMALMNRHLTGVETVFLPGAPQFEHVSSSLVKEVAKFGGDVSGLVPDEVLAALTERLAQPNG; encoded by the coding sequence GTGAGCGAGCAGCAGATCAGGCGAGCAGTCTGTCCCGGGTCCTATGACCCGATCACGCTTGGGCACGTCGACGTGCTCATGCGCGCCGCCGCCCTCTATGACGAGGTCGTCGTCGCCGTGCTGCACAACCCGGCCAAGAGCGGCACCTTCACCGTGGACGAGCGGATCGGCTTCATCGAGCGCGCCCTTCCCGACGAGGCGGCCTCCCGCGTGCGGGTCGAAGCCTTCGCGGGTCGCCTTCTTGTCGACGTATGCCGTGATGTCGGTGCCGATGTCATCGTCAAGGGCCTGCGTGGGGGCACCGACTTCGCCTACGAGCTGCCCATGGCCCTGATGAACCGCCACCTCACCGGCGTCGAGACGGTCTTCCTCCCGGGCGCACCGCAGTTCGAGCACGTGTCGAGCTCGCTCGTCAAGGAGGTCGCGAAGTTCGGTGGCGACGTCTCCGGGCTCGTTCCGGACGAGGTCCTGGCGGCCCTCACCGAGCGTTTGGCGCAGCCGAACGGCTGA
- a CDS encoding acyltransferase family protein, producing MSVESPSARPGAASASAPSRSRSTRPAGRLPGLDGLRAIAILAVLAFHLDPRWLPGGFLGVDVFFVISGFLITTLLVREHDRDGRIDLRGFWTRRVRRLLPALLVLVPSVILIARLVETDLLVGIRRQAAGALTFTSNWLEIGAGSDYFHSTAPQLLMNLWSLAVEEQFYLVWPLVALALLKFAPSSRVRAGVAVALALGSAALMASRYDPALGATRVYYGTDTHLMGLMLGSALAFAWAAPHRAWTSTDLWQRVRVPAVAGAGLVLVALVALLDESTPLTFRGGILAASLATTVLVLGVIERPTRLRSVLDLSVLRWIGERSYGLYLWHWPVILIIEADLSWASRGADDYLWSRLWCVVVTAAIADLSYRFIETPVRRRGFRGSARHLLHTIRYSGTRTARAVWAGVAVLAIILTTVLVTAPNRTRVEQLLDANASAATVSAPKSTSKPAPSGSPSDASNPSAKPSAASPARPAAPITQSWTMPSGAEIDGYGDSMMVGSVHALRYYFPGIRMDARSNRQWAEGLKVVSARGNSNRRAVVLALGTNAGTDLDRARQTLDALGPDRMVVIVTLHGRINRIATDNTALKELVAGRDNVVLADWDAALKGTSDQLQSDGMHPSLQGAHLYAKTIRQAFADLSTRHTGKAVTLKELPPP from the coding sequence ATGAGCGTGGAGAGCCCTTCCGCTCGGCCCGGGGCCGCGAGCGCGTCCGCCCCGTCCCGCAGCAGATCGACGCGCCCGGCAGGTCGCCTGCCCGGGCTCGATGGTCTGCGCGCGATCGCGATCCTTGCCGTCCTCGCGTTCCACCTCGACCCTCGCTGGCTGCCCGGTGGGTTCCTCGGTGTCGACGTCTTCTTCGTCATCTCCGGATTCCTCATCACGACGCTGCTCGTGCGCGAGCACGACCGAGACGGACGCATCGACCTGCGCGGGTTCTGGACCCGGCGGGTTCGGCGCCTCCTGCCCGCCCTGCTCGTCCTCGTCCCGAGCGTCATCCTCATCGCCCGGCTCGTCGAGACCGACCTGCTCGTCGGCATCCGTCGGCAGGCCGCAGGCGCCCTGACCTTCACGAGCAACTGGCTCGAGATCGGCGCGGGCTCCGACTACTTCCACAGCACCGCACCCCAGCTGCTCATGAACCTGTGGTCGCTCGCGGTCGAGGAGCAGTTCTACCTCGTGTGGCCGCTCGTCGCCCTCGCTCTGCTGAAGTTCGCCCCGTCCTCTCGGGTCCGGGCTGGCGTTGCCGTCGCTCTCGCGCTCGGTTCCGCGGCCCTCATGGCGAGCCGCTACGACCCGGCGCTCGGTGCCACCCGCGTCTACTACGGCACCGACACCCACCTCATGGGCCTCATGCTCGGCTCCGCGCTCGCCTTCGCCTGGGCTGCACCGCACCGCGCGTGGACCTCGACGGACCTCTGGCAACGGGTGCGTGTCCCGGCGGTCGCCGGCGCCGGGCTGGTTCTCGTGGCGCTCGTCGCGCTGCTCGACGAGTCGACACCGCTCACGTTCCGGGGGGGCATCCTCGCGGCTTCCCTGGCCACCACCGTCCTCGTCCTCGGGGTCATCGAGCGCCCGACTCGCCTGCGTTCGGTCCTCGACCTGTCGGTGCTGCGCTGGATCGGTGAGCGTTCCTACGGGCTCTACCTCTGGCACTGGCCGGTGATCCTCATCATCGAGGCTGACCTCTCCTGGGCCTCTCGGGGCGCCGACGACTACCTCTGGTCCCGACTGTGGTGCGTCGTCGTCACCGCGGCCATCGCCGACCTGTCCTATCGCTTCATCGAGACACCCGTTCGTCGACGTGGTTTCCGCGGCTCCGCACGCCACCTCCTCCACACGATCCGCTACTCCGGGACCCGCACGGCGCGCGCGGTGTGGGCGGGTGTCGCCGTCCTCGCAATCATCCTGACCACCGTCCTCGTCACCGCCCCCAATCGGACCCGGGTCGAGCAACTCCTCGACGCCAACGCTTCTGCCGCAACGGTGTCGGCACCGAAGTCGACCTCCAAACCCGCCCCGTCGGGTTCGCCGTCGGACGCCTCGAACCCGTCGGCGAAGCCGTCCGCGGCATCGCCGGCCAGGCCGGCCGCACCGATCACGCAGTCCTGGACCATGCCGAGCGGTGCCGAGATCGACGGCTACGGCGACTCGATGATGGTCGGCAGCGTTCACGCACTGCGCTACTACTTCCCCGGCATCCGCATGGACGCCCGCTCCAACCGTCAGTGGGCCGAAGGCCTCAAGGTCGTCAGCGCCCGCGGCAACAGCAACCGTCGCGCCGTCGTCCTCGCGCTCGGCACCAACGCTGGCACCGACCTCGATCGAGCCCGCCAGACCCTCGACGCACTCGGCCCCGACCGCATGGTCGTCATCGTCACCCTGCACGGACGCATCAACCGGATCGCAACCGACAACACTGCCCTCAAGGAGCTCGTCGCAGGGCGCGACAACGTCGTCCTCGCCGACTGGGATGCCGCCCTCAAGGGCACGAGCGACCAACTCCAGTCCGACGGCATGCACCCCTCGCTGCAAGGCGCGCACCTCTATGCCAAGACGATCCGGCAGGCGTTCGCGGACCTGAGCACGCGGCATACCGGCAAGGCCGTGACGCTCAAAGAGCTCCCGCCCCCATGA
- a CDS encoding ATP-dependent DNA helicase RecG: MYDESTPLTKVLDKREAKKFKDSRGIETVGDLLAYWPRRYQSPASNLAAARIGSYIVAVAEVKTATTRSMKARRGRMLQAVITDGSKDLEITFFSAHGHEGKLMPGARALFAGKVSSFNNRLQLAHPGYSLLSDFDRGERRNLIPIYKAVGNLHTWTVTECVRMVLDLLDETPEAIPEAVLDRRDLVDRMAALRGIHTPDSQAEVDAARKRMSYEEALILQVALAQRRARQAKESTLARVPRPGGLLDAFDERLPFTLTAGQVEVGETLASEMARDVPMHRLLQGEVGSGKTVIAVRAMLAAVDAGGQAALLAPTEVLASQHHRSITTMLGDLAEGGMLGGSEIGTRVTLLTGSMSTQVRRKAMLDIASGDAGIVIGTHALIQEHVSFQDLALVVVDEQHRFGVEQRDALRGKAAQPPHVLVMTATPIPRTVAMTVFGDMETSTLSELPAGRAPITTHVVPEGKPGWLQRTWVRIGEEVALGRQAYVVCPRIGDDDEPDEDAEIFAPDAGGASDSDGDGAEDGDGDEEGAPPPRPLASVHRVHADLVANPALDGLRIEILHGRLHADEKDAIMRDFASGDIDVLVSTTVIEVGVDVPNASVMVVMDADRFGVSQLHQLRGRVGRGGLPGLCLLVHSGEGDAPHERLDAVAGTTDGFELARIDLRQRREGDILGSSQHGVRSQLQFLHVLEDEDLIEAAREDAFGVVADDPDLSAHPHLAELVHARVDADQAAYLERG, from the coding sequence GTGTACGACGAGTCGACTCCGCTCACGAAGGTGTTGGACAAGCGCGAGGCGAAGAAGTTCAAGGACTCACGGGGCATCGAGACCGTGGGAGACCTCCTGGCCTACTGGCCGCGCCGCTACCAGTCGCCCGCGAGCAACCTCGCGGCCGCCCGCATCGGCTCCTACATCGTCGCCGTCGCAGAGGTGAAGACGGCAACCACACGTTCGATGAAGGCCCGTCGAGGACGCATGCTCCAGGCCGTCATCACCGACGGCTCCAAGGACCTCGAGATCACCTTCTTCTCGGCCCACGGGCACGAGGGGAAGCTCATGCCGGGCGCGCGGGCGCTGTTCGCGGGCAAGGTGTCCTCGTTCAACAACCGGCTCCAGCTGGCCCACCCTGGATATTCACTGCTCAGTGATTTCGACCGGGGCGAGCGACGCAACCTCATCCCGATCTACAAGGCCGTCGGCAACCTCCACACCTGGACGGTGACCGAGTGCGTCCGGATGGTCCTCGACCTGCTCGACGAGACGCCCGAGGCGATCCCCGAGGCAGTTCTTGATCGACGAGACCTCGTGGACCGGATGGCCGCCCTGCGGGGAATCCACACGCCGGACTCGCAGGCCGAGGTCGACGCGGCGCGCAAGCGCATGTCCTACGAGGAGGCCCTGATCCTGCAGGTCGCTCTCGCGCAGCGCCGGGCGCGTCAGGCGAAGGAGTCGACGCTGGCTCGCGTGCCTCGCCCCGGTGGTCTGCTCGACGCCTTCGACGAGAGGCTGCCGTTCACCCTCACCGCCGGTCAGGTCGAGGTCGGCGAAACGCTCGCGAGCGAGATGGCCCGCGACGTTCCCATGCACCGCCTCCTCCAGGGCGAGGTCGGCTCCGGCAAGACCGTCATCGCCGTGCGGGCGATGTTGGCGGCCGTCGACGCCGGAGGGCAGGCTGCACTCCTCGCCCCGACTGAGGTGCTCGCCTCACAGCACCACCGCTCGATCACGACGATGCTCGGTGATCTCGCCGAGGGCGGCATGCTTGGCGGCAGCGAGATCGGCACCCGCGTCACCCTCCTCACCGGGAGCATGTCGACCCAGGTCCGGCGCAAGGCGATGCTCGACATCGCCAGTGGTGACGCGGGGATCGTCATCGGCACTCACGCCCTCATCCAGGAGCACGTGAGCTTCCAGGACCTCGCCCTCGTCGTCGTCGACGAGCAGCACCGCTTCGGGGTCGAGCAGCGAGATGCGCTGCGGGGCAAGGCTGCTCAGCCTCCCCACGTCCTCGTCATGACCGCCACCCCCATCCCGCGCACGGTTGCGATGACGGTCTTCGGCGACATGGAGACGTCAACCCTGAGCGAGCTCCCCGCCGGTCGCGCTCCCATCACGACCCACGTCGTCCCCGAGGGCAAACCGGGTTGGCTGCAGCGCACGTGGGTACGCATCGGCGAGGAAGTGGCCCTGGGGCGCCAGGCCTACGTCGTGTGCCCCCGCATCGGTGATGACGACGAGCCCGACGAGGACGCCGAGATCTTTGCGCCCGATGCCGGCGGCGCCTCCGATTCCGACGGAGACGGTGCTGAGGACGGAGACGGTGACGAGGAAGGCGCTCCGCCACCCCGACCTCTCGCGTCGGTCCACCGCGTCCACGCGGATCTCGTCGCCAACCCGGCGCTCGACGGTCTGCGCATCGAGATCCTGCACGGCAGGCTGCACGCCGACGAGAAGGACGCGATCATGCGTGACTTCGCGTCGGGCGACATCGACGTGCTCGTCTCCACGACCGTCATCGAGGTCGGTGTCGACGTCCCCAACGCCAGCGTCATGGTCGTCATGGACGCGGACCGTTTTGGTGTCTCCCAGCTGCACCAGCTCCGGGGCCGGGTCGGCCGTGGCGGTCTGCCGGGGCTCTGCCTGCTCGTCCACTCGGGTGAGGGCGACGCGCCGCATGAGCGGCTCGACGCCGTCGCGGGCACGACCGATGGCTTCGAGCTGGCCCGCATCGACCTGCGTCAACGGCGCGAGGGCGACATCCTCGGGTCCTCCCAGCACGGCGTCCGCAGCCAGCTGCAGTTCCTGCATGTTCTCGAGGACGAGGACCTCATCGAGGCGGCGCGAGAGGATGCCTTCGGTGTCGTGGCCGATGACCCTGACCTCTCGGCGCATCCGCATCTTGCCGAGCTCGTCCACGCACGCGTCGACGCCGACCAAGCGGCATACCTGGAACGAGGCTGA
- a CDS encoding chorismate mutase translates to MSDVPPELARLRSSIDNIDAALVHLLAERFKCTQQVGELKATQGMPPADPAREERQITRLRGLANESGLDPEFAEKFINFVIAEVIHHHESIAKG, encoded by the coding sequence ATGAGCGATGTCCCTCCGGAGTTGGCCCGCCTGCGTTCGAGCATCGACAACATCGACGCGGCCCTCGTGCACCTGCTCGCCGAACGCTTCAAGTGCACCCAGCAGGTCGGCGAGCTCAAGGCGACGCAGGGTATGCCGCCCGCGGACCCTGCGCGTGAAGAGCGCCAGATCACGCGGTTGCGCGGCTTGGCGAACGAGAGTGGCCTCGACCCGGAGTTCGCCGAGAAGTTCATCAACTTCGTCATCGCCGAGGTCATCCACCACCACGAGTCGATCGCCAAGGGCTGA
- a CDS encoding DUF177 domain-containing protein has protein sequence MTRLDPRSPLVLDTKEVGRRPGSMAELSREVGAPAEFGTEVLRVVEGEPLAVNVRLESVVEGVLVTGSVQGTATGACVRCLDPISHNVAGNFQELFAYADRNAHHQEVGDEEAAEEYLVEDGLIDLEAVLRDSVVPALPFQPVCRPDCPGLCSECGIHLRDAPDHTHDVIDPRWAALTDLASEPSTTQTTDRT, from the coding sequence ATGACTCGTCTCGATCCTCGGTCTCCTCTGGTGCTCGACACCAAGGAGGTCGGCCGGCGACCCGGCTCGATGGCGGAGCTTTCTCGCGAGGTCGGGGCACCAGCTGAGTTCGGCACGGAGGTGCTGCGCGTTGTTGAGGGGGAACCCTTGGCGGTCAACGTGCGGCTCGAGTCCGTTGTCGAAGGCGTGCTGGTCACTGGTTCGGTGCAAGGCACGGCGACCGGCGCCTGCGTGCGGTGCCTGGATCCCATCAGCCACAATGTGGCTGGGAACTTCCAGGAATTGTTCGCCTACGCCGATCGCAACGCTCACCACCAAGAGGTGGGCGACGAAGAAGCAGCCGAGGAGTACCTCGTCGAGGACGGTCTGATCGACCTCGAAGCGGTGCTCCGGGACTCGGTGGTGCCTGCACTGCCGTTCCAGCCCGTGTGTCGCCCGGATTGCCCGGGGTTGTGTTCCGAGTGCGGAATCCACCTCCGGGACGCCCCGGACCACACACATGACGTGATCGACCCCAGGTGGGCGGCTCTCACGGACCTCGCGTCCGAGCCGTCCACGACGCAGACAACAGACAGGACCTGA
- the rsmD gene encoding 16S rRNA (guanine(966)-N(2))-methyltransferase RsmD, with the protein MTRIIAGTAGGRELKTPPGRGTRPTSDRVREALFSALEARDALTGARVMDLYAGSGALGLEAASRGAADVILVESDRTAAAVIRDNAGRLGLRVTVVPVTVTSALAGAPQERDLVFLDPPYDLTEEALAVDLAALVTRGWLAEDALVVIERSKRSAEPTWPEGLEPERLKKYGETVIWYATH; encoded by the coding sequence ATGACCCGAATCATCGCCGGCACGGCTGGCGGCCGCGAGCTGAAGACTCCTCCCGGCCGCGGCACGCGACCCACGAGCGATCGTGTGCGCGAAGCGCTCTTCTCCGCGCTCGAGGCGCGCGACGCGCTGACCGGTGCGCGCGTCATGGACCTGTATGCCGGGTCGGGAGCCCTGGGTCTGGAGGCCGCCAGTCGGGGGGCGGCGGACGTGATCCTGGTCGAGTCCGACCGGACTGCGGCGGCGGTGATCCGGGACAACGCAGGACGGCTCGGACTGCGCGTGACGGTGGTCCCGGTGACGGTGACCTCGGCCCTGGCCGGCGCACCCCAGGAGCGCGACCTCGTCTTCCTCGACCCGCCCTACGACCTCACCGAGGAGGCGCTCGCCGTCGACCTCGCTGCGCTCGTCACACGCGGCTGGCTGGCTGAGGACGCCCTTGTCGTCATCGAGCGCTCAAAACGTTCCGCCGAGCCGACGTGGCCCGAGGGGCTCGAGCCGGAGCGGCTCAAGAAGTACGGCGAGACCGTCATCTGGTACGCGACTCACTGA
- a CDS encoding flavin reductase family protein, with the protein MTLTQLPTALARHHQIDPAILYFGTPVVLVSTTNDDGTHNLAPISSVFWLGSTAVLGFGLASHTVTNLRRGRECVLNLPTASLAGAVDRLALTTGAPVVSQAKGERGYVHVKDKFAHGGLTPRPSETVSPPGVVECPVVLEGRLLAIHTTDFHLVQVEVERTFVHPGLRLDGYADRIDPARWRPLIMSFQKFFGLGDEIQPSRLASIDEELYR; encoded by the coding sequence GTGACTCTCACCCAGCTACCCACCGCCCTAGCCCGCCACCACCAGATTGACCCCGCGATCCTCTACTTCGGCACTCCTGTCGTTCTGGTCAGCACCACCAACGACGACGGCACCCACAACCTCGCCCCGATCTCCTCGGTGTTCTGGCTTGGGAGCACGGCAGTCCTCGGCTTCGGGCTTGCCTCCCACACCGTGACGAACCTCCGGCGCGGCCGCGAGTGCGTGCTCAACCTCCCCACCGCATCCCTCGCGGGCGCGGTCGACCGGTTGGCCCTCACCACTGGGGCGCCGGTCGTGAGCCAGGCCAAGGGCGAGCGCGGCTACGTCCACGTGAAGGACAAGTTCGCCCACGGCGGCCTCACGCCCCGCCCGAGTGAGACGGTGTCACCTCCCGGCGTTGTGGAGTGTCCGGTCGTCCTCGAAGGCAGGCTTCTGGCGATCCACACCACGGATTTCCATCTCGTGCAGGTGGAGGTGGAGCGGACGTTCGTCCACCCCGGCCTTCGACTCGACGGATATGCCGACCGGATCGACCCGGCGCGGTGGCGGCCGCTCATCATGAGCTTTCAGAAGTTCTTTGGTCTGGGCGACGAGATTCAACCGTCGAGGCTCGCGTCGATCGATGAGGAGCTCTACCGGTGA
- the rpmF gene encoding 50S ribosomal protein L32 → MAVPKRKVSRSNTRHRRANWKATPVTLTSCPQCKAPTQPHVACPSCGTYNGRHYGVAERTEHQG, encoded by the coding sequence ATGGCTGTTCCGAAGCGGAAAGTGTCGCGTTCCAACACCCGCCATCGCCGTGCCAACTGGAAGGCCACGCCGGTCACCCTGACCTCGTGCCCCCAGTGCAAGGCCCCGACGCAGCCGCACGTTGCGTGCCCGTCATGCGGGACCTACAACGGCCGCCACTACGGCGTTGCCGAGCGCACCGAGCACCAGGGCTGA
- a CDS encoding hemerythrin domain-containing protein: protein MSDYEIPRPTSGDVLELILDDHRLFEDFLRLARRNDVDRDAARTALTELLVAHAEAEEEKVYPTLRKKRAIGVHEEEHGEEEHAEITEAIVGFLEAKGTDTEKYDTALEELATVVNHHTNEEEQTIINPSRDDVSVEEREKLGVAWVTRRNELLEQGCASLEQVKALLHRAEKEGAIAAPAARDKAEEIEEKAKAEAKKIEEASMEKAKDD from the coding sequence ATGAGCGACTATGAGATTCCCCGTCCCACCAGTGGAGATGTCCTCGAACTCATCCTGGACGACCACCGACTTTTCGAAGACTTCCTGCGTCTGGCCCGACGCAACGACGTGGACCGCGACGCGGCGCGCACGGCGCTGACCGAGCTGCTCGTAGCGCACGCTGAGGCCGAGGAGGAGAAGGTCTATCCGACCCTGCGCAAGAAGCGGGCGATCGGGGTGCACGAGGAGGAGCACGGCGAGGAGGAGCACGCCGAGATCACCGAGGCGATCGTCGGCTTCCTCGAGGCCAAGGGCACCGACACCGAGAAGTACGACACTGCCCTCGAAGAGCTGGCGACGGTGGTCAACCACCACACCAACGAAGAGGAGCAGACGATCATCAACCCCTCCCGCGACGACGTCTCCGTGGAGGAGCGCGAGAAGCTCGGCGTCGCGTGGGTGACCCGGCGTAACGAGCTGCTCGAGCAGGGGTGCGCCAGCCTGGAGCAGGTCAAGGCGCTGCTCCACCGGGCCGAGAAGGAAGGCGCGATTGCCGCGCCCGCCGCCCGTGACAAGGCGGAGGAGATCGAGGAGAAGGCCAAGGCGGAGGCCAAGAAGATCGAAGAGGCCTCCATGGAGAAGGCGAAGGACGACTGA
- the rnc gene encoding ribonuclease III, with amino-acid sequence MGRGSNGPVATTPQRPVAELHQHLLEVTGEDIDEALLGRALTHRSFAYEAGGVPHNERLEFLGDSVLGLVVTDSLYTTHPDLTEGQLAKLRAAVVNMRALAAVGRTLGLGDYLHLGRGEESTGGRDKDSILADTVEAVIGATYCSAGIEAAGALVHHLLDPLMASSATLGAGLDWKTSLQEICALHAAGPVEYVLEEDGPEHAKTFSARVLVGGVEHGSGVGRTKKDAEQQAAAQAWQTLRERHGDGLSTAPLPDLTRST; translated from the coding sequence ATGGGGAGGGGCTCGAACGGGCCGGTGGCCACAACGCCACAGCGCCCCGTCGCTGAGCTTCACCAGCACCTCCTTGAGGTGACGGGCGAAGACATCGACGAGGCGCTGCTCGGGCGTGCCCTGACGCACCGGTCGTTCGCCTACGAGGCCGGGGGAGTCCCGCACAACGAGCGCCTGGAGTTCCTCGGCGACTCCGTGCTGGGGCTGGTCGTGACCGACTCGCTCTACACGACGCACCCCGACCTCACCGAGGGGCAGCTCGCCAAGCTGCGCGCCGCGGTGGTCAACATGCGTGCCCTCGCGGCCGTCGGCCGCACGCTGGGTCTGGGGGACTACCTCCACCTCGGCCGCGGTGAGGAGTCCACCGGTGGGCGCGACAAGGACTCGATCCTTGCCGACACCGTCGAGGCAGTCATCGGTGCGACCTACTGCAGCGCCGGCATCGAGGCTGCAGGCGCTCTGGTGCACCACCTGCTCGACCCGTTGATGGCGAGCTCGGCCACCCTCGGCGCTGGTCTGGACTGGAAGACGAGCCTGCAGGAGATCTGCGCCCTGCACGCCGCCGGTCCGGTCGAGTACGTCCTCGAGGAGGACGGCCCCGAGCACGCCAAGACCTTCAGCGCCCGGGTTCTCGTGGGGGGCGTGGAGCACGGCTCCGGCGTCGGCCGCACCAAGAAGGACGCCGAGCAGCAGGCCGCCGCCCAGGCGTGGCAGACCCTGCGTGAGCGCCACGGTGACGGACTCTCGACAGCACCCCTGCCCGATCTCACTCGCTCGACCTGA